The DNA window ATGACAAATGTTCCTTTAAGCCATTACGAATAACCATGATGGACTGGTCTCAGTCAATCCATGGGTTAAAAATGACTGGATCTCCGTTGTCTTTTAATGGACCACAGTCACAGAGCCGAGCGGCTGCTGTACTTATTGTCCACGGTTACCATGGCGACAGACTTGGAGAGCCGCTCAGTATAATAGGACTTGTGCTGAAAGTAGTCCTGGCCATGTCTTGTAACATTGCTCCTTTGGGGGTAAAACATTGTCTCATTGGACTCGTAGATCTGTTACAGGGAGCCAGGGTTGTAGGTATAGACACAGGGCCGGGCAAAGGTGCTTGGTTTGGGTCAATgtgtctccccctccatcctcgaAATGGTCTAAAAGGAAGAGGGCCGTTGGGTAAGGGTTATGTGGTACAGGCCTGTCCATGCCATTGGACAAATCCTTCCTCTCAGGGGAGCAGATGGTGGACCTCAGTGCTATGTCATATCCTCTTCCTCTGAGCAGTAGTCCTGCCCCTGAAAAAGCAAAGCAGAAGATAGAGTAGAATGAAGTCctccctagacactgatctaacCACCCCCACACAGACACTGTTTGGTCGTCTTGCCGACCCCTATGAGGTCACTGCTAaaatcccagatctgtttggccGTCTTGCCGACCCCTATGAGGTCACTGCTAaaatcccagatctgtttggtcGTCTTGCCTACCTACCCCTATGAGGTCACTGCTAaaatcccagatctgtttggtcGTCTTGCCTACCTACCCCTATGAGGTCACTGCTAaaatcccagatctgtttggtcGTCTTGCCTACCTACCCCTATGAGGTCACTGCTAaaatcccagatctgtttggtcGTCTTGCCGACCCCTATGAGGTCACTGCTAaaatcccagatctgtttggtcGTCTTGCCGACCACTATGAGGTCACTGCTAaaatcccagatctgtttggccGTCTTGCCGACCCCTAtgaggtcattggtaaaaatcaGTTTGGTCGTCTTGCCGACCCCTATGAGGTCATTGAACTCTCACCTTTTCTATCTTCTCATCCAGCATCCTGAAGAACTCCTGCTGGCTCTCTGAAGAATGAATCCTGTGGAGAAAGGAACAAGACAGTTCCAATTCAACACTGTTAGTTCAGggatggaaagggagagggaaaacCCTGCATTGTGAGTGACCGAATGACAACAAAAATAGTTGGTTGAGCTTACTGTGTCTTCCCATTGCCATTTGATCCTGTGTCGTCTGTTTGTTGGACCGTGGTGAGCAGGGCAGTAttctcctgaaacacacacagggcTATCACTGATACTGCTGCTCCTTaaatatttgttacttttatttattcattttttctTTAAACTGCATTATTTGGtttagagcttgtaagtaaggatTTGACTGTAAGGtcaaatacctgttgtattcggaccATGTGAAAAATACAAATTTGATTTTAATAGATGTGTTCTGGCCAATATATTAAGTATCCACATTTTGTAATGTAACATCTCCTTAGAACTTTATATTTTTAGCAATGACCTCATAGGGGTTGGCAAGACGgcaaaacagatctgggatttTATCAATGACCTCATAGGGGTCGCAAGATGAccagcatttttctacagctggccatgctttcaacTTGGCTATCCCTACCCCgaccaacagctctgcaccccccacttctccttcacccaaatccagatagctaatgttctgaaagagttgcaaaatctggacccctacaaatcagctgggctagacaatctggacccccccccctttctttctaaaatgatccaccgcaattgttgcaacccttattactagcctgttaaacctctcttttgtatcgtctgagatccctaaagattggaaagctgccgtggtcatccccctcttcaaagggggagacactctagaacTAAACTGTTACAGACCGATATCTATCCTACATTGCCTTtataaagtcttcgaaagccaagttaactaacagattaccgaccatttcgaatcccatcgtaccttctccgctatacaatctggtttccgagctggtcatgggtgtatctcagccacgctcaaggtcctaaatgatattaaccgccatcgataaaagacagtactgtgcagccgccttcattgacctggccaaggcttttcgactctgtcaatcaccacattcttatcggcagactcaacagccttggtttctcaaatgactgcctcgcctagttcacctacttctcagatagagttcagtgtgtcaaatcggagggcctgttgtccggacctctggcagtctctacgggggtgccacagggttaaattctcggaccgactcttttctctgtatatatcaatgatgtcgcttttgctgctggtgattttctgatccacctcctatgcagacgacaccattctgtatacttctggcccttctttggacactgtgttaacaactatccagacaagcttcaatgccatacaactctccttccgtggcctccaactgctcttaaatgcgagaaactaaatgcatgctcttcaaccgatcgctgcccgcacctgcccgcccatccagcatcagtactctggaaggttctgacttagaatatgtggacaacctcaaatacctaggtgtctggttagactgtaaactctccttccagactcacattcactcagcttcctatttcgcaacaaagcatccttcacttatgctgccaaacataccctcgtaaaaactgactatcctaccgatcctcgactttggcgatgtcatttacaaaatagcctccaacactctagtctgcaaattggatgtagtctatcacagtgccatccgttttgtcaccaaagccccatacactacccaacaatgcgacatgtatgctctcgttggctggcactcgcttcatatttgtcgccaaacccactggctccaggtcatctataagtctttgctaggtaaagccccacattatctcagttcactggtcaccatagcagcacccacccttagcacgcgctccagcaggtatatttcactggtcacccccaaagccaattcctccttcggctgcctttccttacagttctctgctgccaatgactggaacgaactcctatctccttcactagctttaagcaccagctgtcagagcagctcacagataactgcacctgtacatagctcatctgtaaatagcccatccaactacctcatccccataatgttatttattttgctcctttgcaccccagtatctccacttgcacactcatcttctgcacactcatcttctgcacatctatcactccagtgtttaattgcaatattgtaattatttcgccactatggcctatttattgccttacctcccttgtcctacctcatttgcacacattgtatatagactttttctattgtattattgactgtatgtttgtttattctgagtaactctgttgttgtttgtcacactgctttgcttaatcttggccaggtcgcaggtgtaaatgagaacttgttctcaactagcctacttggttaaataaaggtgaaaaaaaacatacactaagttgcctGTGCCTTTAAGctacttggaaaattccagaaaattatgtcagggctttagaagcttctgataggctaattgacattttgagtcaattagaggtgtacctgtggatgtatttcaaggcctaccttcaaactcaatgcctctgcTTGATATctttggaaaatcaaaagaaatcagcaaagacatcagaaaaaaattgcagccctccacaagtctggttcatccttgggagcaatatccaaatgcctgaaggtaccacgtataatattgtttgtacagatgaacaagtataaacaccatgggaccacgtagccgtcatactgctcaggaaggagacgcgttctgtctcctagagtactttggtgtgaaaagtgaaaatcaatcccagaacaacagcaaagaaccttgtgaaggaaaagggtacaaaagtatctacagccacagtaaaacgagtcctatatcgacataacctgaaagaaagctcagcaaggaagaagccactgctccaaaacctccattaaaaaaagccagactacggtttgcaactgcacatggggacaaagatcgtactttttggagaaatgtcctctggtctgatgaaacaaaaatataactatttggccacaatgaccatcgttatgtttagaggaaaaagggagaagcttgcaagccgaagaacaccatcccaacagtgaagcacgggggtggcagcatcatgttgttggggtgctttgctgcaggagggactggtgcacctcacaaaatagatagcttcatgaggaagggacattctgtggatatattgaagcaacatttcaagacatcaattaaagcttggtcgcaaatgggtcttccaaatggacccaagcccaagcatacttccaaagttgtgggaaaatggcttagAACAACAAAGTCTAAGTGttgtagtggccatcacaaagccctgacctcaatcctatagaaaatttgtggggagaactgaaaaagtgtgtgcgagcaaggaggcctacaaacgtgactcagttacaccagctctgtcaggaggaatgggccacaatttaccaaacttattgtgggaagcttgtggaaggctacccaaaacgtttgacccaagttaaacaattctgacccactgggaatgtgatgaaaaaaataaaagctgaaataaatcactactattattctgacaattcacattcttaaaataaagtggtgatcctaactgacctaagacagggaatttttacttggattaaatgtcaggaattgtgaaaaactgaggttaaatatatttggctaaggtgtatgtaaacttccgacttcaactgtatatttcactggtcatccacaaatccaactcctcctttggctgcctttccttacagttctctgctgccaatgactgaaacaaattacaaaaaaatccctgaagctggagacttatatctccctcactaactttaagcataagctgtcagagcagcttactgatcattgcacctgtacacaacccatctgtaaatagcccacccaactacctcgtccccatattgttttttttgctcctttgcaccccagtatctctacttgcacatcatcttctgcagatctatcactccagtgttaaattgctatattgtagttatttcaccactatggcctatttattgccttaacgccctaatcttacttcatttgaACACActgaatatatttttttctattgtgttattgactgtacgtttgtttatcccatgtgtaactctgttgtttgtgtcgcagtgctttgctttatcttggccagaactggttctcaactggcctacctggttaaataaatataaaataggATATTCTTTGTTAAACGATTTGAAAAAGTGTGTGTCAAACTGTATGATGAATAGGTAACTTAACATCGGTCTTTCTCACCGTGCTGTCCTGGTCGCAGTTGTTTAGTCTGTCCTCTTCTCTATTTATATACTTCACACTTGCCACACCTTTCTTGTACTCATCTGTAAGAAAGAGTGGGCATATGAGGGATttgggttaaaaaaaaacatgcaagagtgcatttatattttttgccATTAACACTACCAGCAACATCAACTTATTTTTGCTTGtgacaatacatttttatttgatatCTGCATGCTTCAGATTAGAGGATGACTGATTAGAGCATATATCCATGACAGTCCCCATCAATTATATTGATCAGGAATCGACTGTTCATCcagataagaggagaggaggaggagcttcG is part of the Oncorhynchus keta strain PuntledgeMale-10-30-2019 chromosome 15, Oket_V2, whole genome shotgun sequence genome and encodes:
- the LOC118394452 gene encoding uncharacterized protein C1orf21 homolog isoform X2, which produces MCVGEEMGCTSAKQVLAVPSGEEGRSKAYSNGDVLSDEYKKGVASVKYINREEDRLNNCDQDSTNTALLTTVQQTDDTGSNGNGKTQIHSSESQQEFFRMLDEKIEKGQDYCSEEEDMT
- the LOC118394452 gene encoding uncharacterized protein C1orf21 homolog isoform X1, giving the protein MCVGEEMGCTSAKQVLAVPSGEEGRSKAYSNGDVLSDEYKKGVASVKYINREEDRLNNCDQDSTENTALLTTVQQTDDTGSNGNGKTQIHSSESQQEFFRMLDEKIEKGQDYCSEEEDMT